The Nodosilinea sp. FACHB-141 nucleotide sequence TAACTGAACATCTAGAGCTTGTCACAATCAGATTGGTCAAGCTCTAGCTGTTTGAGCTTCAGGGTTTAAGGTGTCCGGTTCAAGGCAGGTCATCAACCTGAGGCTTTGAACCCCCACGATTTGTCCCCCTTGGCGACTATCAGACTACCCAGCGTTGCTGGAGCTGGGATTGGGTAGGTCGATCGCATAGATATCTCGGCCATGCCCTAGGGCAAACCTGAGGGAGTGGGCCAGATCTTTACTGTTGGCGGTAGCGAAAACCACCAGGCCCACCATCGTCATCACCCCAGATAGGCCAAAAATTCCTCTATAGCCAAGCTGGTCGGCGATAGTGCCAAAGATGGGGCCAGCTAGGGCAATACCCACGTCAAAGCCGACCATAGCTAGGCCAAAGGTGCGACCGCGATCGCTGGGGCTAGAGCGATCGCCCATCAGCGCTGCAATCATCGGAATTAAGGTGCCGCCTGCAAAACCTTGAACAAACCCTGCTAGCAAGAACATTGGCGCACTGCGGGCCAGCCAGAACATGGCCATGCCCAAACTATAGATCAGCAGGCTAGCGGTAATGAAGCGCCCCCGTCCGTAGCGATCGGAGGCCCGACCAGCAATGAGACGCGACATAAAGCTTGCCAGGGCTGAAGCGGTGTAGATTAGGCCCACATTCAAATTCAAGCCTGCTTCCCGCACGTAGAGAGGCACAAAGGTGCTCAGGGTGCCAAAGGCCAGCCCCACCAGCAGCAAAATGATTGCCGGGGTGCGCACTCGTCCGCTCCATAGCTGGCCCCAAAACTCCTGCGAGCCAGCATCTTCTACAGTGCTGGGCGGTTGGTAAGGCTCATGGAGCCGCGCCACCAAGACTAAACCGACTATGCCCAATAGCCCCATTACCAAAAATGCCGTGGTAAACCCCGTGGCCTCGTAGAGAAAGCCGCCAAGGGCAGGCCCCAGGGCCAGACCAATGGGGTTGACTAGGGTCATGTAGCCAATCAGCTCACCTCGGTTCGCTGGCGGGGCTAGATCTAGCACCAGGGCGCTGTAGGCCACCACAAAAGCGGCAATGCTCAACCCGTGGAAGGCGCGAATGCCCATCATGGCGAGAATCGAGCTATCTAGCGTGATGCTGTACCCCCCTAGCGACAACGGCACGATCGCACGGGGCAAAAACTGCACTAGCAGGTAGCCAAAGGGGGCGATCGCGATCGCCCCCAATCCTACTATCATCACCACCTTGCGGCCTTGCTCGTCGGCCAGGCGCGATAGGTAGGGCCGGGCCGCCAGCAACCCCACGGCAAAAGAGGCCATCACAATGCCAATCTGCTGGCCGCTGCCCCCCAGAGTTTCGATGAACAGGGGCAGGGTTGGCAGCAGGCCCGCCAACCCTGCCCAAAAACACAGCCCCGCCGCAAACAGCACCACCAGGTTGTTGCGCACTGCTGGACTAAACGTTGAGAAAATGGTCAAACCGTCGGTCTCCGAGTAGAGTGCTGGGTGCTCAGCAACGATCTTCGCCGCCTGGTCAGAACCACCGCGCCCTACTCTCCAATGTAAACAAATGTTGCAGCTATTGGCTATGGAACGTTCGGCCACCTTCGACCCCACGGGTCGCTACCGATACAGCCTCGGGCGGCGGTGGAGCGCGGGCCCCACCCTAGCCATCATCATGCTCAACCCCAGCCAGGCCGACGGTAGCGTAGACGACCCCACTATTCGTCGCTGCATTGGCTTAGCCCAAGGCTGGGGCTTTGGGGCGATCGCTGTAGTCAACCTATTCGCCTACCGCAGCCCTCACCCCAAGACCCTACGCCAAGCCAAGGATCCCATCGGCCCTGAGAACGATGCCGCTCTGAGCACAGCCGCGCATCAGGCCGACCAGATTTTGCTGGCCTGGGGAAACTGGGGGAACTGGTTAGGGCGCGATCGCACCGTCCTCACCCTGCTAACCCCCTTTCACCCTCAGTGCCGCTGCCTGGGCCACAACCGCACCGGCCAACCCCGCCATCCCCTCTACGTACCCCGTCTTACAGCCCTACAAGCCTGGGTGTCTCCACAGCCCGACGAACTCAAAACTGTCACGCCCCTTGATTTTTAGATTGGATGGATCACTAACCGAATCTACGCCACCCA carries:
- a CDS encoding MFS transporter, which translates into the protein MTIFSTFSPAVRNNLVVLFAAGLCFWAGLAGLLPTLPLFIETLGGSGQQIGIVMASFAVGLLAARPYLSRLADEQGRKVVMIVGLGAIAIAPFGYLLVQFLPRAIVPLSLGGYSITLDSSILAMMGIRAFHGLSIAAFVVAYSALVLDLAPPANRGELIGYMTLVNPIGLALGPALGGFLYEATGFTTAFLVMGLLGIVGLVLVARLHEPYQPPSTVEDAGSQEFWGQLWSGRVRTPAIILLLVGLAFGTLSTFVPLYVREAGLNLNVGLIYTASALASFMSRLIAGRASDRYGRGRFITASLLIYSLGMAMFWLARSAPMFLLAGFVQGFAGGTLIPMIAALMGDRSSPSDRGRTFGLAMVGFDVGIALAGPIFGTIADQLGYRGIFGLSGVMTMVGLVVFATANSKDLAHSLRFALGHGRDIYAIDLPNPSSSNAG
- a CDS encoding DUF1643 domain-containing protein: MERSATFDPTGRYRYSLGRRWSAGPTLAIIMLNPSQADGSVDDPTIRRCIGLAQGWGFGAIAVVNLFAYRSPHPKTLRQAKDPIGPENDAALSTAAHQADQILLAWGNWGNWLGRDRTVLTLLTPFHPQCRCLGHNRTGQPRHPLYVPRLTALQAWVSPQPDELKTVTPLDF